From the genome of Halichoerus grypus chromosome X, mHalGry1.hap1.1, whole genome shotgun sequence:
TCAGCAACACGGTTGCCCTTCATGAAGATCACACCCAGGACTATCATCAGGAGACCAGTCCTGGGTAACCCCCTGCCAGCACGCACCCTCCCATTGTTAGGGAGTTTCACTTTGCTGATGAGATCATAAGAGTGGCTGGTTGAGTCGATTTCTTTCAAGTCGACTGCAAAGACAACCTCAATGCGTTCAGAGGCTCTCTTAAGGATCTCAGGATATTGGTTTTTGTAATTTTGGCCAATAATCTTCAGCATGTCTTCCTTCATAATGGgctgtttcattttatatttgtacagAATAAACTGTTCCAACAAACCCACCTTCATAGTTAGAATATCAATGCATGAGCTCCCAGTAGAAGGTAAGACATCAGAGAAACATAGATGTTCCTCATCTTGGCTGTTCTCACCTTCATCAGATCTTGTACCAGAGATATCTGAAGAGGTAATGGTGGTAGATGGGGCGCCCCAAGACTCTTGGGAGGTGTAAGGTGACTCAGTAGCTGATAAACTCTGAGTATTACCCTCCAAAACAGCAGAAGAGGAGGTGGGGGACTCTTCCAATGCTACTGGGGCCTGAACTCTCCTGTGACTCTGGGAGTCACCACGAGACTGGTGGCGTTTCTCACGAGTGCGGTGCTTACTCTTCTGACCCCGAGGCATAATGAGTATGATCAGGGACAATGGTCAGGAGTGTGAGTGGGAGAGCAGGTGATGAGGGCCcactggaggaagaggaaggttaACGGGATGTGTGCATCTTCACCGTGAAAATGCCACCTTGGCTGGTGGCGTATAAGGAAGGCTACATTTGCAGTTTTCCTCAAGGGTACTTCTCTAAAAACCCACAGGACTCCTGTTCTCCTAATCAGCCTGTCCTTTGGGAAACCTGTGAAGGAAAGTAGAGTGAGGTTTAGGCTGCTTCCTACCAGACCTGCCTCAGGCATACTGGGGCGACAGCAGGGGTTGCCGGTCTTGTGGCTGAGGAGTCTCTTACGCAAGACCATCATTCAACTAGTGGCAggtcatggatttttttcctctgttctcccGAGACTGACATCACAAGCCTCCCTGGCACCCACAATAAGGAAGTGAAAGGGGTCCTCAGCTTATAATTCTTGTCTAGGTCTGAatgttcagtggggagttttCTATCCTGGCCTCTTTGGGGTCCTCAGTCCTCATTAAGAGTCCTTACTTAGGATCTGTGTAGGGCCTGGCACCTCCACCCCTTTCACTAAATGGTAGCTGCACCTTCAAACTAAGGATTTCATTCCCTGTAAATCTGATAGAAATAAGTATTGGGGGAGTTTTTACTTGATAGCCTGGCCCTGGATCTTTGGGCTGAAACCAGGGGCAGATCGAGATTCTTGGTTACCCTTTCTATTTAGTGGTGGGTAGTCCCTTGGTCCTTGCTTTGATCCCCGACCCTTTTCATGATCTGGAATTCCTCCCTCCCTTACCCTTAGGCCTGCCCCTCATATCAAGGTTTGCACCACCCTGAGACCCCTAGAAGAAAGTGAGGATCTCCTTATCTGACCACAGCTGTCCTTGGTCTCCTGAAGCTGGAAGCTTCTAAGAAACTAATGCTTTCGTGCTCCTGCTGTTCGGGGTATGTGGCTCCTTTAGTCCTCAGGGTATTCACCTTGGCCTGTGGAAAAACCAAGAAATCTTTCCACTGCTGCTGCTTAAGCCACACCCCTTAGACAAAGTCTCTCACCACCTTGTGACATCATAGGAGGAAGTGAATATGTCACACTATGTCAGCAATGCCCAGGTATCCAAGCGCTTACAGCAAAGGCAGGGTTCTGTGTGATTCTCTCAGTTCTGAGGGAAAAGGTTTCCCTAAGTTCTCACTCAGGACCCTCCCTTTGATTACTGGGAGGACCTGAGACTCCTTCCTTTGCTTGCCTGAGGTCCTTTCCCTTACACCACGGGAACCTCATAAACTAGAATCATGGGAAGACTGGCCGGTGACCCCTCTCAGACCTAGGAGGCCAAGGCAGGCCAACCCAGGGACTGCTAGGAGTCAAGGTAAAGATCCTAAGTGAAGACTAGGGGCAACCCCCCACCTGGATCAGAGAGGGCCCCAAGAAGCCTGAATCCTGATATCATACCTGGAAAGGCACAGGCAGGAGTAACTTCAGCAGGCCTGGGGTTTCCACTTTCTTTCAACCTAAGATCACCCATGTAGTCCAGAGTTCTCATGGACCTGAGAACCCCCCAAATAAGTGATGGAATGCTTCTCTTGGCAGCTCTGCCAAGAGGTCACCGGCCAGTTTTCCTGTGATTCTTGTTATTGTGGGGGGTTTGCCTCCTTAGTCCTCGTTCGTCAGAATTTTCATATTGACTCCTGTCTCTTCTTTGAAAGGCTTCCTGAGAAATACCTCATCCTTCCAAACTCTTGCTTAGTCTCCCTACTGCAAAGCTGGTAGGGAATGGGTTGCTTCCCAGGAGTGACACGAGATGAAGAAGCTATAGGAAAGATGGGGGCCCATGGCGGGTGGTGTGCTGTCACAGAAAGCAAGCtgatctcttccttctcttcacaaACTTAGCCTCTTACATAATTGCacttctaaaagatttattttccacTGTGAAGGGACTGAGCCACATGATGCTGAGTCCCTGATCTTTTGAGGTTTCCTGAATTTCCTTTGTTGATAATGTAATTATCATTGCATATTGTCTCTTCCTTTATTCATACTGTGCTATTTTTATTGCTTGTTCCTCAGGCTGTGTATTCCAGAACTGTATTTTGGGTATGAAGTTGTGCTTTTTAACACTGGAAATACATTTTGGAATAgtgagcagaaaaatgaaataagtgacACAGGTGTGCCTCGGCCTGGGAAAAGTGGCAGTGTGGGCTCTAGAGGAATTCAGAGCCAGGGTCTAGGCCAGCACAGTCACCGGCCGGCCTGGAATTTGAGAGTATTCTAACTTCTTTAGCTGAAAAGTGAGTCTGATAATGATTATCATGTAGGACTATAGACATACATGTGTGTAATCAACCTGGCACAGTGTTAGGCAAAGttcagtgcttttattttttatttttttgtttttttaaagattttatttgaaagagagagcatgggcagggggacggtcagagggcgagggagagggacaagtagacacctggctgagtgtggagcctgacgcagggctcaatcccacgaccctgagatcatgacctgagctgacgtcagatgcttaaccaacagccacctaggcgcccctaagttCGGTACTTTTAATGAATGGCAGTTATTACTAAGATGATTTTGACCCCAGATGGTAACACTGTTTCCTCACAGAATTTAATTTCCAGCTTGAATTAGAGAATATGCAACTCCAAACAATATAGAAATCCAAATCCACTGAAATGCTGCTGGGCAAATAAAATGCAATAGTATTTCTCCATCAGAGCATCTGTTGTTGAATATGGGTATGGGATTGTCTTCTCCAGTTGGATGCAACTAAAAGTTCCTATTGGTGTCAAGGATCAACAGCTTCCCTCCTGGGTCCATTTCCATCCAAACCACCccctattttcattcattttatcgCCACCAAAATTCGAGCCCTCCCTTGAGAGTTTGACAAATTATACTCAAAATAACTTCGTTAAAATGCCCTTTTAATGGAGTGAGTCTTACCTATCCCGTGATAACTGGTAAAGTCCAGGGTCTTCTTGGAATCTCACTTCAGTGGAGTATTACCCTTACCACTCAGAAGTTCTCTGGACATTCTCTGCCGAGAACACATCAGTGCGCTGTGTAACCTGCACTGACACAAGCACAGAGCACCTCTTCCATGCAGGCCCCAGCCAGGGACTGTCACTGGTTTTCTCACGTTCCCAAAGTAACTGTGAAAATCTGTTTTCCGTTCTAGGCCTAGTCTCTCAACTCAGAACCACGAACTGAGGACCTGGTCCCTCCCTGCCCGGTGCTCCCACAGCCACATCCAGCCCACTGCACAGCCTAGCTTAAAaagacgcccccccccccaagggacTGGCATTTTTACCTAGGCCAACACAGCCTTGATCAAGTAATTTACACTAGACTGTTCTCATTAGGACCTCCCCTTATGCACCTCTTTTTtacttgtcatttatttatttcttagaatgTATCTTACCATCCTCATTGTATGGTAACTACTGCTAAAGTCTACAATTCTGTGTGCATTGGTTcagtcttatttttcttactatCCCCGGTGCTATTAGGGAGCTTTCCAAAGAGCAGATGCTCAATTAATGctagaggaaaagagggaatgaGCAagaagtttaatttatttattttctcatacatTTTGAATTAGCCACAAATATCCAGGTATATATTGTttgattttaaaagcaaagacaaagagaataagGCAATGAGTTAACTACCCTTTACTTTTGTGTCACTCTTTCTGATCCCAAACATTTTCCTATGAGGTTCTTTCACATTCCCATGAAAAACCCTATTCTAGTGCCATGTTACTTTGCTctgtagcaaaaagaaaatattgaaggtTTTTCAGCTTgttcacaaaaacaaaactcttaatCTTAAACCTGAATAGTAATAAATGTGTTATCCATGGCATTAATAAACTTAGATTCAGAAGCAAAATCTTCAATTAAAATGAACAACATccgaaaacttaaaaaaaatagacctaCAAATTACTTATGTgcaacagggaaaaaaatgcacaGTTCCTTGTTACCTGCTTTTGGATCACGAATACAATATAGATGGTctgtgactttctttttcatgtacCCAAACTGCAACTCTCATTTGTGAAACAGCGATAAATGAGAGCCACGTCATTCTTAAGTTTATATTCTAGAACTAAATGAGCTATTAGAAGAAAAAACGTTTGAAAACACCTAAATAAATATAACTGTGTATGTGTTTATAGAAGCTAACCGTTTCGAACACATAGGAAGAAGATCTGTGCTTTGTCCCCTCCAACCCCTAGGACTCTGCACTACCTGGAAGGTCGACTGCCCTCTTCCACCGCAAGGAAAAGCAGCCGCCCCCGCTGACCGACTAGACGCGGCGCCAGCCACGGGCCGCCGCGCGCTCCTTCTGCTCTTGCAGCGCCTCCTCGTACAGCTCGGGGAAGCAGCTGGGCACGGTGTCGTTGATCTTGGCCAGGACCTGCAGCACCTGCATCTTGCTGGTCTCCGCGCGGGCTCGCGGGCCCCACAGGAACTCGTGGCGCGGAGGGTCGCTGGCAGGCACCGCGCGGTACTCCAGGTAGCCCTGGTGCACCAGGTCTTGGGTGATGAGCTGCCGGGGCTCGCCGAAGATCAGGtgcctcctgccctcctggaggcCCAGCACGTTGAGGAACTCCCAGACCTCCTCCTCGGTGGCGCGGTTGCCCTTCATGAAGATCATGCCCAGGAGCGCCATCAGGAGGCCGGTCTTGGGCAGCCCCTTGTTGCCGTCGCCCGGGAGGGACAGCTTGCTGACCAGGGTGTAGGACTGGCCGCGGGTGTCGACCTCCTTGAGCTCGAGCCCGAAGACCAGCTCCATGCGCTCGGAGGCGAGCCTGAAGATCTCGGGGAAGTGCTGGCCGTACTTCCTGCCGACCATCTTCAGCAGCGCGGCCCGCGTGATGGGCTCCCCGGTGCCATGCTTCTCCAGCAGGTACTGCACCAGCATGCTGGCCTTGCGGGTGAGGGGGTCTTTGCGGGTGGCCCGGGCGGCCAgggcggcggcggccgccgcGTTCTGGGCGCCCTGGTCACGTGGCGGGCCTGCAGGGTCCACGCCAGGAGACCCAGGGGCCGGGGCGCCCTGGGGCTGCGGGGCGGGACCCGCCTCGGGGGAGCCCGGGGGCATAGCCCCCACGCTgggcgggggggagcgggggggctCCTCTGCTGCGGGGGCTGCTGCTTCAGCAGCAGGAGCACCCCCGAGACTCTGAGCCTCACCGCGGCCCTGGTGGCGTTTCTCCCGGGCACGGACCTTGCTCTTCTGGCCCCGAGGCATGGCGACACTGGGCAAGGCTGGTAGGTGGTGAGGGCACCTGGAGAGGGGGGACGGTGAGGTGGGGTGAGCCCCTTCAGTGGAGAGATCCCACCTTGGCTTTGACCACGGCCACCCCTGCAGGGTCCCCCAGGGCACTGCTGTAGGACCCCACAGGCCTCCCTTGACCCTGGTCAGCCTGGGCCCTGAGCACCCTGTGGAGGAAGGGGGTGTGAGCCTTGGGTCCCCAGGCACACAGCCCTGCCCGGGGGTTACTGGGGTGACGGCAGTGTTCTTGACAGGGAAGACCGCGGTGTCCGGGTTGGGGGGGAGGACGGGGGCTCCTCGCAGTTCACATTCAAGATCGTCCTGTTAATAATTGTTGGCAAGACCcgggcccccacccccccccccccgctctgaAGGAGACCCTGTGATCTTCCAGGGTACCCTGGAGGAGGAAAGCAGGGAGCACTTCAGCCCACCACTCGAGTCAGGGGGCACCTAGTGCCGAGCACTTATGGGAGGGCTTCTCTGCCCGCAGTTCGTGGGGTCCTCCTCGGAATGACGCAGAATCCCCACTTGGACTCCGGGTAGGACCTGGGACCCTCCCTTCCTCTGACTGGGGCTGCACCTGCAGATCAAAGCTCTAACCTGCCTGAGACCTGATAGGAGAAATGGTGCGATGTCTCAGCCTGACATTCCTTTCTTGGGATCTTAAGGGTCGACAGGAGGGGACAGGCCATATTCTCTCTGGTCCCCTCCCTTCAGGGGGGTGGTTCCCCCAGTCCTCACTCAGGGTCGTCCCTTGACTGCTGGTCGAGCCCAGAGCTGCTCTCTCTTGCCCTGCGGCTGGCCACTCAGGCTAATGGCAGCAGGGGCTGGAGACTCATTAGGAGGCTGACAGTCCTCACCCTGAGTCCCGGCAGGACCTGGAAATCCTCCCTCAGCTGACCTGCTGCCAGCCCCTTAGACCAAGGCCCCTACCTCTCCGAGTCTCCGCAGCACAAAGTGAGGGAGCACCTCAGTCCTTAGACCGGCCCGGACCCTCCCAGGCCAAGGCCAGGAGCGGGGACTCTGCGTGGCCCCTGTCCTGGGCTAGGGAGTCCCCCCAGTCCTCACGAAGGACCTCTCCTTCCCGCCAGTCGGCCTGGGATCTCTGCCTGTGCTGAGCCGAGCCAGAGTCCAGCAGCCCCGGGCCAAGGCCTGCAATCCCCGAGACCCCGCGGGGTAAGCGAAGGGACTTGGGGCTTAACAGCCATATTGGGGCCTCCGAGCCCCGAGTGCGGGGGGGGAGCGGGACAGGGTCTGTTGGACCCCTCTTTCcaggggagagggggctggggggctgtcGGGGACGTGCCCCCACGGTTGTAACCCGGGACTCCTGGGACGTCGACCCCTAACAGCCCGTGGGACCCCTGTCTGGGCTCACCCTAGGCAGCAGCTGTCCGACAAGGCCTCACTGCCCACGGCGTGGTTAGGAGGAAGTTCTCGAGGGCCACGAGGTCCACTTCCGGTCATGTGGGTCTGGGCCCCCAGGAGGACcctggagggtgggggcgggctccgtgggcggggtggggagtggggggtagTGTGTGGTGTGCTGGATTGTAGGGGAGAGTCCCGCGGGATTAGCAAGGGTGTTGTCACTGACTCTTAGCAGGTGGTGTGAATTCTCCCTCTGCCGTGCTGAGTGTGCTGGCCTCAGACCAAGGGTCTCATTTCgttcccagcctccaggaggaaGTATTTGGGGGTGTGAGCTTAGCTGCCATACCTGGAGCCCTCCACACATGATACCACAGGTACTCTTTTGAGCCCCGCTTATGTGGTCGGTGCACCCCTCATTACTCTCTCAGTGTCTCACTTCACCTCTAATAGGTCCTTGGCTACCTCCAATCAGCTGACCTAAGGCCGACTCTTCACACCAAAGAGTTCAGATCTGTGAGCCTCCTGATTTGAATTCCAGGTACACCTCATCAGGCTGCTCCTGCCTGAGGCTTCCCAGACATGGCTGTCGTAGGGTGAAAATCCTGTGGGGTCCCTTTTCTGGGTGGAGGAGCCCATCGGGTTTCATTCAGGGAACTTGCAGTGAGTTAGAAGGTCTagaattccttccttttctcacGTCATACCTCCCCACAGCCCCATCAAGGCCCTTAGGAGTCCCGTGGGAAAATGGGGTGCTCCTTAGCCTGACCACCTTCCTGGGGCTTCTTTTAGTTGACAGCATTCTCATCACTCAAAGTTTCTGGAATGAATGTCCATCCTTATGTGCAATTACTGTGATACTTGCTAGTCTCTATTTTAGTTTGTGCCTTGTACCTTTTGTTCTATTAAGATGTTAATGAAGGCCAGTCCACGTTCAACGGCAAATTTTCAAGTGGTTATCAGCACAGCCTGTGGACTCACACTGCTACACCCAACCCAGTCTTTAATATAGTTCTAATATTATCCTTTGGTCCTGGCACTTAGGCTCTGAGGAGCTCCTCAGGTACCTTTATTGAAGCTGTAGAAATTCACTTTCCCAGTGAATACTGGAAGAACCAAGGGCTGACCTTGAAACCTTCCCTCTAGTCAGTCCTGTCATTGGCCTCTCTTGCAGGCTAGTACCATTCTCAATCACAGAGCAGGCCTCCACCTGCCCTCACAGAGGCTCTAGTTCAACACAGAGTTAGTATTCCTCAGGAGCTTAtcgtttttgttgttttgctctTGTTGATATcggttttttatttctctttaaattttttagggTTCATTTTGATTATGGGCAAAGCAGCCTGAGTTGGTGACATATTTGTAACTATAGGTAAAGGCAATGATTCTGTAAATATGTTaaagagaattgacatctttacaatattctCTTTTATATGAATAAGCAGTAAATTGCGTTTTTCGAAAATTCTTGTTCATAAgtctttcaataattttttaaaattttttattcaaattcagttTAACATACAggacattattagtttcagaggtagaatttaatgattcatcagttgcacataacacccagtgctcattccatcaagtgccctccttaatgcccattctcccacccacctcccttccaggaaccctgtttgtttcctatagttaagagcctcttatggtttgtcttcctctctgttttcatcttattttatttctccttccctttccctgtgtttgtctgttttgtttcttaaattccacatatgagtgaaatcatatggcatttgtctttctctgactgacgtatttcacttagcataatgcaccctagctccatccacgtcattgcaagtggcaagatttcattctgatgcctgagtaatattccattgtgtgtgtgtgtgtgtgtgtgtgtgtgtgtgtacatacacataccacctcttctttatccattcatctgttgagggacatctgggctctttccatattttggctattgtggacattgctgccc
Proteins encoded in this window:
- the LOC118540418 gene encoding melanoma-associated antigen B17-like encodes the protein MPRGQKSKVRAREKRHQGRGEAQSLGGAPAAEAAAPAAEEPPRSPPPSVGAMPPGSPEAGPAPQPQGAPAPGSPGVDPAGPPRDQGAQNAAAAAALAARATRKDPLTRKASMLVQYLLEKHGTGEPITRAALLKMVGRKYGQHFPEIFRLASERMELVFGLELKEVDTRGQSYTLVSKLSLPGDGNKGLPKTGLLMALLGMIFMKGNRATEEEVWEFLNVLGLQEGRRHLIFGEPRQLITQDLVHQGYLEYRAVPASDPPRHEFLWGPRARAETSKMQVLQVLAKINDTVPSCFPELYEEALQEQKERAAARGWRRV
- the LOC118540419 gene encoding melanoma-associated antigen B5-like — protein: MPRGQKSKHRTREKRHQSRGDSQSHRRVQAPVALEESPTSSSAVLEGNTQSLSATESPYTSQESWGAPSTTITSSDISGTRSDEGENSQDEEHLCFSDVLPSTGSSCIDILTMKVGLLEQFILYKYKMKQPIMKEDMLKIIGQNYKNQYPEILKRASERIEVVFAVDLKEIDSTSHSYDLISKVKLPNNGRVRAGRGLPRTGLLMIVLGVIFMKGNRVAEEDLWKFLGMMRVFPGRKHFIYGEPKKLITKDLVRLKYLEYCQVPNSEPPRYEFLWGPKAQAETSKMKVLEFLAKVNDTVPSAFSSKYEEALRDEEARARAKSTASGHYRGTSSSLSHPTEI